From the Lampris incognitus isolate fLamInc1 chromosome 10, fLamInc1.hap2, whole genome shotgun sequence genome, one window contains:
- the gh1 gene encoding somatotropin, whose amino-acid sequence MERVCLCVSVLLLGVFSGSCAQPLSNSQRLFSIAVSRVQHLHLLAKNVLLQFESSLQTDEQRQLNKIFLQDSCNSDYIISPIDKHETQHSSVLRLLSISYRLIGSWETASRDLSGAPALRNQIYPKITELKTGIDLLIRANQGPSESYNEDLQQALYGNYYQAGSLGMDESLRHTYELLACFKKDMHKVETYLTVAKCRLFPEANCTL is encoded by the exons ATGGAGCGAG tgtgtctgtgtgtgtctgtgctgttgCTCGGTGTGTTTAGTGGGAGTTGTGCTCAGCCTCTTTCTAACAGCCAGCGCCTGTTCTCCATCGCTGTAAGCAGAGTGCAACatctccacctgctggccaagaACGTCCTACTGCAGTTT gaGAGCTCTCTGCAGACAGATGAGCAGCGACAGCTGAACAAAATCTTCCTCCAGGACTCGTGTAACTCTGATTACATTATCAGCCCCATTGACAAGCATGAGACTCAGCACAGCTCT GTATTGAGGCTGCTGTCAATCTCCTATCGTCTGATCGGGTCTTGGGAGACTGCAAGTCGTGATCTGTCTGGTGCCCCAGCCCTCAGGAACCAAATCTACCCCAAAATCACGGAACTCAAAACTGGAATTGACCTTCTAATCAGG GCTAATCAGGGTCCCAGCGAGAGCTATAATGAAGATCTCCAGCAGGCCCTCTATGGGAACTACTACCAGGCTGGCAGCCTGGGAATGGACGAGTCACTGCGCCACACCTATGAACTGCTGGCCTGCTTCAAGAAAGACATGCATAAG GTGGAAACCTACCTGACAGTTGCTAAATGTCGACTTTTTCCGGAGGCCAACTGTACTCTGTAG